The DNA sequence GCCATCGCGCGCCTTGTGCAGGTGGCCCGGGTGCGCGCGGGGCGTGTACCGGGCGCGCAGGCGCAGCGCGCATACGCTGGGGTAGGAGCGGCCGTCGGAGCCGCAGACGGCGCCGCGCTGCGCGCACACGCAGACCCCGGTGCCCTCGGGCGCCGCCCCCGCGGCGCGGCTGGCGCACACCAGGCCCGGGGCACAGCGCGCGCCGGCCCGCCCCCCGCAGCTCGCGCCCTCCGCGCCCAGGCAGCGCGCGCAGCAGCCGCACTCGTCGCGCGCCGCAATCGCGGGCGCGGGGCAGCGCGCGGGCGCCGGACAGTGCTCGGGCCGGCACGGACCGCACTCGGGGCGCCGGCCGCCGGTGGCGCGGAGTCCGAGGCCCGAGGccagcggcggcagcagcagaagcagcagcggGAAGAGCGAGGTGGGGCGCGGCATGGTCTGCTTCGGGACGGCACTGGCGCCTCTTCTTCGCGCTGCGCCGGGCTTCGTGCGCGCCGCGCCGCCACCCGGCCCGCCCCGCGGCCGCTGATTGGCCGGGGCTCCACCGCGGGGCGCCTCAGCCGGCTGCCCGGCCTGGGACCGGAGCGGAGGGGTGGGCTCCCGGCCGCCCCAATTCCGAGCTGGAGTGATGTCCTGAGACCTACTCTCCCAGACCTGGTGGGTTCTTGGGGGAAACAGACCACTCCAGGCGGGAACTTGCCCGAGCACGCTGTGGTAGCGCCCGGATTGGATGTACAGTCTCCAGATCCAAAGCTAGCTCCAACTATCATGTCCCTTAATCCTCCTAAAAGGATTAGGCTTGTACAAACAGTGGAGCATTGTTTAAttgtccccccccctccccccgcatgCTACTAAAGTCACGGTGTACTTCACAGTTAAAAATGACTTTGGTTGTGATGAGATATGGTCATCTATTTTGGGTTGACCTCGGACTTTCAAACTTTGCCCAGCGTTTAACTGCACAAAACCTGCAGTTATTTAGCCAGTTTTCAATCCTTTTGTTACTACAAATGATGCTGTGATGAATGTCCTGGCTCACAAGCGTCAGCATATCTGTGGTTCGTGGGCAGTGCATGTTGGAAAGATATGGTAGCCCAGGTTTTTGTAGTCAGATATTTATTCATGTGGCCTCTGCTTGAAGCCAGGCTCTGTGTATTCTATCCCTGGCCCAGTTCTGGCAGGGGACCCAAACAGGACACCCTAGGGAGTCCTGATTGCTGGAGTTTGATGTGTGGCCAAGTGAAGACATTGGATGGAGGGAGGGACTTGCTGACCAAGCTGTATGGATGGCTCTTCCTGCCTTTACACCTTAATCCTCATTTGCCCTgtgcagtttttcctttttctgaactCTTAGAGATGGAGGGGCCTTTTGGATTGTTGTCCATTTTCCTATAAAACTGTCTGCAAGCCGATAGCCCAGTGAACTCTGGGTCCCAGAGTGCCAATTAACACTGTGGGCAACATCTGTGGGCCCCATGAGATTAtgggaaaaagaagagatgagTTCTCCTGGCAGGGAAGGGGGTTGAGGCCCCTCTGTTGTCTGGCAGGTAGTGAGTTCCTGTGGTGTGAATTTCTACCTTCTCTGCTCACAGCTGGCACACAGGAGAGGCTAGCTCATACTGCACTTAGGGGGGATGCATGCATCCTCAGAAGCTGCTGAAGTGAGTGTGAATGTCCCAGTCTGAGGAGCTAAGGAGAGGAGTTAGGGTCAGCAGAGATTTCTCCATAAATGGGCCATAGACTTGAATCTCAAGTGTAACAGTCAAGCCATTCATAGAAGGCCCTCTTCCAggctgagagaaaacaaaatccctgCCTCCAAGCCCCTGGTGGGCCAttccagagcagagagaggggtgggttTTCATGCTGGAAGAGGGGGTTATAGAGGGACAGATTTCAATTTGATACTGTGTAAGAGGGAGCATAGCCAGATGTGGAGCTCTTTAAAGATGGAAATTTACATGCTGAGCAGCCAAGATATGATAGAGGATTTGTCCTCCTGCTGTACATAACTATAACACCTAGAAAAATTAATACAACAACTGTTTGCAGGTACTGGCCTTGAATGGGGATAGCTGGGTGGATTCAAATGAAGCAGATGAAGTTGAGAATCTTGAGCCTTTGAGTTATTctaagcaccccccccccttttttttttctgccagtggAAGCAGTTTGCCAATTGTGTCTGAGAAGATTCACTTTCTCTTGGTTAAGGACCCTGTGATGAAGTTACCCAGGGCTGTTACCTTGCAAGGCATACCCTTTCTCTTCAAGGCCTACCCcacctggggtgcttgggtggctcagttggttaagcgtcgactttagctcaggtcaggatctcacagtttgtgagttctagccctgcattgggctctgtgctgacagtgcggagcctggaacctgcttctagttctgtgtcttctctctctgtcccttccccactcatgcactctctttctctctctctctctctctctgtctcaaaaataaacacacacacacacacacacacacacacacacacacacacacacaaaagacttACCCCACCTGCCTCTTGTGGCCACTAGACTCTCAACTGGCATCGGAGTTCCACATGCTTGAGCAGGGCAAATACAAAGTCTAATCTGAAAAGATAGAGCGTTTATACCACAAAAATGTCAGGATTTTGCTAAATTACATTGCAGCAAGTTGGGGAGTATGTGCAGGAATGGATTCTAAGGGTGAAAGACCAAAGAGGACAGAGTATAACTCTTGATTGAGTTGATGCGGGTGTTCTGGGTTCAGTGTTTTGGTTGGTGTAGCTGGGGGTGACTGTATAGTTTACTTAGCTGCTTAAATGAAACTGAGGCTTAATGATGATCTGTAATCAGTTAAGTTGAGATACCAGTACTTCCCTAGTGTgttgtaaaggaagaaataaaaaaggcttaGGGAAgatcttgaaataaatgaattacgGACACCCTGCATAACCACCCACTACATTCCCCAAGGGGCTCCAGAGGACATCTCTCCTATGACATTGGGAAGTTCATTAACAAGGGGAGTTCTGGTATCCTTGAAAAGCTCGGTGTGTGCTCTCCTCTGTTGGCATATATGATTGAGAGATGCCACCCTTGAGATGTCCCCTAGGGATGGTGGGATTGCAGAGGAGCAGAAGCCAAGTGGCAGCACTTAACTGCCAAAGACATAGCAGGGTGCAGCTACCATGATGGCCAGTAGGATGAGGTGACATCCTTGTTTTGACTCACAGGGATCTTTGGCAGTGTCTGGTTGTCACAGTGTCCCTAGGAAAGAAAGAGTGGACATCCTCCTAAAATGTTACTTGCTGCACACAATAGGAAAACTGGTGTCCAAAAGCTGATTTGAATCACCAGGGTGTCTTATCCAGTTTTCAGACCTAATGTAGAAGAGGTCAGGTCCCCTTGCAGAAGGATGCTATTCAAATTCTATAAATCCTCCCTAAGGCCTAACTAGAAGGATATCTGTCCATTTACTAGAGTGGCTCCCTGTAGCCCATAGTGAAAGGAAGGGGCATTGCCTCACTCAGGGCCCACATTCAAATCACAGTGAACCCCCCTGTGGTTACTTCCCAGGTCCTGCATAGAAGAGACGCATTGGCAACTGGCAGAATCTCCACATGAGTTCTGTGACATGTGGAGTCAGGGCTATTATAAGAGGCAGGGCCGGGTGAAAGCCCCTTGAACTTTACCTTTTCACCTGGAGAGTTAGCAGCTGCCATCAGCTTCCTCATAAATAATTGAAGGAGGAGTCACCTTGCCACGGGGAGGATTCATTTTCTTAGAAGACAGCACAGTCTAGTCTCACTTGAGGAAAGCATTTGTCTCCTTTTAACATGCCCTTAGCTCTGCTCCTTTCAAAGTAATAGTATGTCATTATTGTGCTAAGGAGCATTTGGTCTCTTCTGGAGCCAGTGTCAATATAGaaatgtacagttgacccttgagcaacatggATTTGAACCGTGCAGATCCACTTGTATGCAGATTTTTTATAGTATAGTgctgtaaatgtgttttccttgtggttttcttaataacattttcttttctctagcttactttattgcaagaatacagtattcaatgacatataatttttatatgtcaattCATGGCATATAGAATATGTGTTAGTTGAccatgttattggtaaggcttctgatcaacagtaggctattagtagttaagtttcagGGAGTCAAACTCCCAAACTATGCAGGTTTTCAACTCTGCAGatggtcagtgcccctaacccctccacgctgttcaagggtcaactgtagttgtgtttttcttattctcttctcGGATGTCTCCCTGTTGCAGGGGAGATGGTTCTCTGTTCATCCTGCTGCATCACATCCCTAATTTGTAGattcactgattcattttcattcaacaatCTCTCAGAGGGCCTGCTACTGCTTGCCAGGCCTGCGCGGGGtaccggggtggggggcggggtagATGAGTAAGCCAGGTGCTGTGTGCTCAAGAAGGTGGCCTCAGGAAGGCAGATTGGAGGCAATAAATAAACGCTAGTTCAGAAAAGTGCTTGGGGAAAAGAGTGCTTGGGGAAAACATGTTCCCTAAACTGGTCCTTGAGGAGCCAGTAAAACGTTGtctagagagagggaaagctgTGTGGCTGAAAGCATGAAGACCAGAGAGAACACAGCCAGGAACGAGGAGAAGTCTCAGCCCAGCTGCGGTGCTGTGGAGAGTGCAGAGGCCAGGAAGGTCAGTGAGGGCCAGATCACTGTCCTGGCTCAGCCAGCTGAGAAGCTTGGAAACATGGAATCCAGGCCAGTAGCTCAGGCCTGTGTGGCTGTCTGACAGACTGACACTTTAAAGGTGTGGGGTGAAAAGGGATGGGAAATACGCACTGAACAATCAGAGGATAAGTCTTTGAGGAGAGTCCTTCCTGGTTCTCTGTTCTCTTCAGCATCTTTTCCCAGAGCTTCTACCAAACGCAAGGTTTGTGTTGTGGCCACCTGTGCACATTGCCACCTGGTGGACAATGCAGGGATTACAGACCTAGCAATAACATTCCTCATTCATTAGTTCCCCCTCTATACTTCCTAATAATTCAAATGAACCAACGTGCTGAGATAAAGCACTCTCGGTTAGGAGGAGAGAACAGAAATGGATGCAGATAATCACTGTGTGCTCAGAGGTATGAGTCTCCCTCCCTGAAGCAATGGGGTTCTTGAGggagatcagggaaggcttcacagaggtgATATCTGAGCTGGGTCAAGTAGGGAGAAAGGGTCTTTAGAGACCACCTCTGACATCCTCACTTCACAGAGGGGTGTTACTGAAGCACAGGATGGGAAGAAACTTACTCCAAGTTACAGAACCCTGCAGAACCAGAGCAGAGCTGGGGCGAGGACCCAGGTCTCTGGGTGTCCTGGCCCAGAACTCCTTTTCCAGTATGTGGTTTGCCTTCAGTTTAAATGGGTCCCTCTCCTGGTGCTATGGAAATAGCCTTTGCAGGGTCGGTCTGCTGCTCCGGGCTGTTCCTGCGCAGCTCCAGCCCAGCACCTTGACCCAGTCTGCCTTCTTGTGCAATAATTTCATTGTCTGCATTCCATCTGTGGTCAGTTGCAAAGCACCAAAACCTTCCTCAGGGAGGACACTGTTCTTGAGCCAAGATCTTGGCCAACATGGGAAGAGGGCCCAAGGTATGTCCCTAGAGCACCTATCCTCAGAGACTGGCACACTTCTTGGCACACAGGTACTTCGTAAATATTGTGacatgaatgaatgggtgagggCAGGGTTGGCGGATGGTACCTGTGTGGTCAGTCCAGATATCCTGTGGACTTATCGAGAGTTGAGTCTAGTCCAGGAAGATACAGGCCAAAGTCACAAAGGTCACTGAATGCCCTGTTAAGGAGTTTGTCTTTATTCTACCAGCAGGAGGAGCCAGGCTTATTTgtgacagagaggagacaggatcagactataaatttcatttcattctttttcaaagtgAGAAAAATTGTCCCTAGTCGGGGGTCATACCCGCTCCCAAAAGTCATCACTGTTACTTAATGAAGAAATTGCACTAGATCATCTGGATATCTGGGTTCTTCTGTttctaaatttaataattaagCTGTCCATATGTCTTTGGGATAAATAGAGGCTGTTCTGTGATAAGCTCCCAATGCTCAGGAAATAAGCATGGCCTTTGTGAGGTGCTGCTGGATTCCCTTCTGTCATGTCACCAGAACTCTGAACCCTGCTAAATACATGGTTGCAAGATAGTAAGTCTGTCTAACCTGGGTtctttcctcactctctgccaaCCGCAGCACCATTACGTAGCTCCCGAGAAAAGGTCTCTAGTGGAGTGCTATAGGGCTCTATTCTATTCAGGGTTTTTATCGATAACTTGGATGAACTCAGCAGAAGTATCCAAATGCCCTCAAACTTCAAAAGGGATAGATGTGTGTTGATGTGCATTGGATAGAAGAAGCAATATTCAGAAAGGTTGCATAAGTTAGAACGGTAGAGGGAAATCAGATGTTGAAATGTTGTACAATTAGACGTCAAGTTCTTTAGTTAGATTcaacactaaaatgaaaaaatgtgagGGAGGGTAAATTAAATCTATCATACAGGGTTGTGTCCAGGTTCAAAGGGGTCATGTCTGGAGCATCGTAATTCCTTAGAAACAGGTCCCTATTACTATGGATGAAATTTTGCTGAACTTGAGCATTTTAAAACAACTGTTTTAGTCTTTCTCCCACTTTAAAGTGgctgccttcccagcctccccaggGCAGTTGGTGGCAATTCAGTAATGACCCTTCCTTAATAGTGTAAAGAGAGGATTGTAGAATTGAGGGAAACCACTATTATAAtccaagaatttaaaatactcatttgaaGCCCAGACACTGGAGCCGGGAAGCACCTGGAAGATGGGCTCTCCCGGAAGAGATAGCATCTCCTTGTGTCTGGAAGGAGCTCACTTTGCAGTTCTTTTCTCTGAACCATGTGGCATGAATGCACCAAGAACTGCTTCttccagggaaggagagggcCTTGTTTTCAAGGAAACACATTTCcagtgtttctttgtttctggacATCCAATAACAGAGTTATATTGGACCCGATCCTCATATGTCtctgactttttcattttcctttcatttttttcaattttgagaaTAAGCATTTACAAGGCCTCCCCTGTATCCCAGATGCATTGAACCAGATCTAGTCATGGCTTTAAAGCCACTATGATCTATGAGGGGAGCTGAGACTCAGACACAGTGACCTGTGATGTGACTGTATACTCTGCGTCCCAGTCAGTACCCAGCAGAGAGTAGGTGTCCCCAGGTGGCTGAGGTTCATTGAGTGCTTAATATGTGTCACGCACCCTCCTAAATGTTTTATGTGAATTAACCCATTTCAACTTCATATGACCATGCAGCATGAATACCTTATCTCAGATTAAACTGAAAATCAGAGAGGTTAACAGTAACTTGGTCAGAATTATCCAGCTAGGACCCAACGGAGCTGGCCCCAAAGTTCGCACTCAAAATCCCTGCAGCTGAGTGCTTCTCCATAAATATGTGTTACATAGCAAATAAAGAAGGCCTCCATATGTGCCATAAAAGAGATGTAGACCACATCAAGAAAAGGAAGATTACACCATAGTGACCAGGAGACACTTGGTGACAGATATTATGCTTGAACTAGGACTTACTGAACAAAAACTCTGGTGATAAGCAGGAGGGGGAGAAGGTGGTCCACGTAGGAGTGAAGAGATCAAACACATATGGCCTGAACTTGTCAGTTGTGGTGTCTGTTTGCTCCCTGCATGATCCTCTCCCACTCTACCATAGGTGATCAGACCAggggtgttatggactgaattatgtccgCCCCTccaattcacatgttgaagccctaaccccagtaTTTTAGGGTGTGTTTGAAGATTGGAACTTCTAAAGaagtagttaaaattaaaatgaggccattaggatgGGCCAAACCCAATCTGATTTGTGTCCtcctaagaagaggaaattaagacaCCAGGGACACACAGGTACAGGGGAGAGGCCACGTGAGGACAGTGGGAAGGCAGCACTCTGCAAGCCAAACTGAGAGGCCTCAATAGAAACCAAACttgctgataccttgatcttggacacctagcttccagaattgtgaaagaataaatttctgttgggtAAGCCCCACTGTGTGGTGGTATTTTTTATGGCAGCCCTTAGCAAAGTAAGAAAGGGCTGTAAGACTGAACCAAAGACAGAAGAACGTAGACTGGCCTGTGACCTACTTGGGGATAAAGAGAAACTGGGGCAGAGCCTTTCTGTTATCGGTTAGAACTGGGGTACCCTGCAAAGGAGGGGGGTAGTCAGCAGTGGTGAGTTGAAGCCACAAGAGAGCAGAGACCATAAAAAAGCAAATGTGCTGAACCATGAAAGAGATTGAAGCAAAAATgccaaaaggaagagagagagagagacgagaaAGACCCCTCAGCCACGGGCGTGGAGGGACCGTTCCCAAGAGTGGCTTCAGTTTCTAGCCCATTCCCAGGTTGGGTCCCAAACCCCTGTGGGGGAGTATTAGGAAACCCAGCTGGCTAAAGGCAACTTGAGTGGACTCTGTTCCTTCTGAAAGATCCAGAGAAGTGTGAAAGGCTGTGTTTAGTGACAGATTGGCAACTCACAAAAAGTGTAATGTGTGCAGGAAACTAGTGGAGATCAGGCTGGAAAGGCAGGTTGAAGCAACTCCTTGGAAGGTTTGGAATGCCAGGGGCAGGAGTGCAGGCCATGGGAGGGCGCTTGGCAAGGGTGAGGAAGGTCCTTGTCTCCTAGTGTTGATGCAGGGCCCCAGGCTCCTTCTGCATTGTGGCTGCCCCATCCCGAACACCACCTCCTCCGAGCAGgcggaagggaaaggaggaagccaGCCCTCCCACACAGAGGTGAAGGGATGGGTGAGAACCACTGGGAGGCAGAATGAATGGAGCGAGACCAGGGGAGGAGCCACAGAAAACTTATGGGGGATGAGAGCGTGGTGGGGCCATTACCTGGCCTAGGAGCTGATGGATGTGGTGAACTGACAGACGGGGACATCTGGGGTCTAGTTCCCGTTTGGCCTGGAAGACCATTTGGGAACAGTGTGGCCATTGAGAATCCATGGCCATTGTGGTAACTGGGAAATCTTAATTCATCCTCAGCAGCAAGAGGCATGCTCTGCCCCGATCAGGATGCAGCCACGCCTTATATTCCTGCATCTCTGTGTGTGTTATTTGGTTCTTGGTCCCGCTGACAAGTGCTTCActcttgctctgtgtctcaaGGTCAGCCTCCCAAGACAGATGGTCTGCTGGGCAGAGTGTCCATCACAGATAATAGGTTGACATAGTTTATGACAGGCTGCTCTTGGGCCCGGCACCTGGTCCGGTGGGCAGTGCCCTGGGGCAGAGTCCTGTGGCACCAGGGCGTCTGCTCATGCCCTTGGCACAGCTCTGCGGGCATGGCAGGCTTTCTGAGGCTTGGCCAATCCCGTGAGTACACTTCCCCTCCTAAGCCTTAGTTTGCTTGCCCTTCAAATAAAGGACTTGGACCCCATGATGCTTACAAGCCCTCCATATTCTGTGCCGCATCAGCTAGGGCAACATTTGCTATAATGAATAAGCCCACGCTTGCTGGCTTATTGCAGTAGAACTTCATTTCTTGCTCACGGACCAGTGTGTGAGAGGACAGTTGGTGCAGAGGACAGATTCCTCTACATAGCGACTCAGGaacccaggctccttccatccCATTGCTTTAGGGTGTTTGAGTCCAAAACCAGCAGATGGAGAAGAAGGTAGTAAAGACACACTTGCTTTGGCCCAGAAGTAACTCCTATCATCtctgctcacattccattggtGAGCCTTAGTCCCATGTCTGTTCCTAGATGCCGGGGCCTGGGGAGTGTGGCCCTGGCTGGACAGATGCTTCCAAGCAGCAGCCTCACTTTATGAAAAGGGAACAGGAATCCTGGTGGACAGCTAGCTGGTTCTGTTGCATGGGTGGGGTTCAGTTTTGAACTTGTCTCCAGCCTCTTCTCCCAGCAATGGGTGACCTTGTTTCCAAGGAGAATCTTGAAGCCCGTGGTCCTAGTTTCCCACTTTATTGCCTTGAGGCAGAGTCCTACTTTATTACCTGTCATAATTTTTATAGCTAGCCAAAGAGGCCTTTGCTGCTGGGCAAAGTTCTGATAGCTCAGGGGGCCCACTGCCCACACGAGGGGGCTAAAAGAGATAGCAAGTGTCCAGGAGAGAGGAAATAGGAGGGATGTTCCTGCTTtgcaggagaagaggaggaagggcagaaaaataACCAGTTATGTTCTGAAACAAGGAAGAAGGCCGCCTGcctgcttccatttctctggTAAATATTTGACTGGATGTTTGCCTTTTCTCTGAGGTTTTTGGGTGCTGTGAAGAGAACTGGGCAGAACACCAGAATATCAGAAGCAGTCAATAACCAAGAGGCCAGAGAAGCTCAAAGAACAATCCAGAGAAGGAGATCGCTCACTGGGACCACAGGCGGTGCTTTCCCACCAAGATGATTTCTGCAAACTCCAGGTGAGTTATCAGGTCACACGGGACACACAGGACACACAAGTCACACAGGACAACCACATGTTCATGGCAACTGTCTTCTTTGATGTCGGTGATTCATGGAAGCTGGGAGAAAGGCATAGGTTTAGTTGGTTTATAGGTTTAGTTAGGTTTATATGTGTGGGTTATATATATGTGGTTATAGTTGGTTTATAGGTTTAGTTAGGTTTATAT is a window from the Felis catus isolate Fca126 chromosome D4, F.catus_Fca126_mat1.0, whole genome shotgun sequence genome containing:
- the IGFBPL1 gene encoding insulin-like growth factor-binding protein-like 1, with product MPRPTSLFPLLLLLLPPLASGLGLRATGGRRPECGPCRPEHCPAPARCPAPAIAARDECGCCARCLGAEGASCGGRAGARCAPGLVCASRAAGAAPEGTGVCVCAQRGAVCGSDGRSYPSVCALRLRARYTPRAHPGHLHKARDGPCEFAPMVVIPPRSVHNVTGAQVYLSCEVRAVPTPVITWRKVTQSPEGTQVLEDLPGDHVNIAVQVRGGPSDHEATAWILINPLRKEDEGVYLCHSANAVGEAESHGTVTVMDLSKYQVPRFPAPDDRM